The following coding sequences lie in one Oncorhynchus nerka isolate Pitt River linkage group LG14, Oner_Uvic_2.0, whole genome shotgun sequence genomic window:
- the LOC115141562 gene encoding CAP-Gly domain-containing linker protein 3-like isoform X1: MTKEQTAEVEEEAQPASEYQSPVHEPRKRPMVHPSAQAPLPKDYAFTFFDPNDPACLEILLDPRTTIPELFAIIRQWVPQVQHKIDLIGNEILKRGCHVNDRDGLTDMTLLHYSCKAGAHGVGDPAAALRLSNQLISLGADVSLRSRWTNMNALHYAAYFDVPELIRILLKASKPRVLNSTCSDFHHGTALHIAASNLCLGSVQCLLEHGANPTVRNDKGQGPAEVVPDPMDMTLDKAEAAMVAKELKQLLLDSVPLSCNLPRATLLNYDNIPGNLMLTSIGLKLGDRVVLDDMKLPKKSSSDEIDISALHHLKQTGTLRFCGTTEFASGQWVGVELDEPEGKNDGSVGGVRYFICPPKLGIFAPVSKIAKAVELAPSSVTSTPKTPRMDFSRVTGKNKKEKKEIMEREKALRKKSMSVASLDPDGVKVELGDRVLVAGVKQGIIRYYGKTDFAPGYWFGVELEQPTGKHDGSVFGVRYFTCLPKYGVFAPPSRVQRIGGSKDGQSGDGTTVKKVHQVSMNQPKRKFNAVRSPKDITSESSISRLLFCCWFPWMLRAEMQS; encoded by the exons ATGACTAAAGAGCAGACTGccgaggtggaggaggaggcccAGCCTGCCTCTGAGTACCAGAGCCCAGTTCACGAGCCCCGGAAGAGGCCCATGGTCCACCCATCTGCCCAGGCCCCCCTCCCCAAAGACTATG CCTTCACATTCTTTGACCCAAATGATCCTGCGTGTCTGGAGATCCTGCTGGATCCGCGCACCACCATCCCAGAGCTGTTTGCCATCATCCGTCAGTGGGTCCCACAGGTCCAGCACAAGATCGACCTCATCGGAAACGAG ATCTTGAAGCGTGGTTGCCATGTCAACGACCGTGACGGACTGACAGACATGACCTTGCTCCACTACAGTTGCAAAGCCGGGGCCCATGGAGTCG GTGACCCTGCCGCTGCCCTCAGGCTGTCCAATCAGCTAATTTCCCTGGGGGCAGACGTGAGTCTCCGCAGCCGCTGGACCAACATGAACGCCCTGCACTACGCAGCCTACTTCGACGTGCCAGAGTTGATTCGCATTCTCCTCAAGGCCTCCAAACCCCGAG TGCTGAATTCCACCTGTAGTGACTTCCACCATGGCACAGCCCTGCACATCGCTGCCTCCAACCTGTGTCTGGGATCAGTCCAGTGTCTGCTAGAGCATGGAGCCAACCCCACTGTCCGG AATGATAAGGGCCAGGGGCCGGCCGAGGTGGTCCCTGACCCCATGGACATGACTCTGGACAAAGCGGAGGCGGCCATGGTGGCCAAGGAGCTGAAGCAGCTGCTGCTGGACTCTGTGCCACTCAGCTGCAACCTGCCCCGTGCCACCCTGCTCAACTACGACAACATCCCTGGCAACCTCATGCTCACCTCCATCGGCCTGAAACTGGGCGACCGTGTGGTGCTGGACgacatgaag CTCCCCAAAAAATCGAGCAGTGATGAAATTGACATCTCAGCTCTGCATCACCTGAAGCAG ACGGGCACCCTGCGCTTCTGTGGGACCACGGAGTTCGCCAGTGGCCAATGGGTAGGGGTGGAGCTGGACGAGCCAGAGGGCAAGAACGACGGAAGTGTGGGGGGGGTGCGTTACTTCATCTGCCCCCCCAAATTGG GTATCTTTGCTCCAGTGTCGAAAATCGCCAAAGCTGTTGAGCTGGCCCCCTCCTCTGTCACCTCCACACCCAAGACGCCCCGCATGGACTTCTCCCGCGTCACAGGAAAGAACAAGAAAGAAAAGAAGGaaataatggagagagagaaag CTCTGAGGAAGAAGTCTATGTCCGTGGCCAGTCTGGACCCAGATGGGGTGAAAGTGGAACTTGGAGACCGGGTGCTGGTTGCTGGTGTGAAGCAGGGAATCATACGCTATTACGGAAAGACAGACTTTGCCCCAG GTTACTGGTTTGGTGTGGAGCTGGAGCAGCCCACAGGAAAGCATGACGGGTCTGTTTTTGGTGTCCGCTACTTCACCTGCCTGCCCAAGTACGGCGTCTTTGCACCCCCGTCTCGCGTACAGAG AATCGGCGGATCAAAGGACGGTCAGAGCGGCGACGGCACGACGGTGAAGAAAGTCCACCAGGTGTCTA TGAACCAGCCAAAGCGTAAATTCAACGCGGTGAGGTCACCTAAGGACATCACGTCTGAGAGCTCAATATCCAG gttgctgttctgctgctggtTCCCCTGGATGCTGCGAGCCGAGATGCAGTCCTAA
- the LOC115141562 gene encoding CAP-Gly domain-containing linker protein 3-like isoform X2, giving the protein MTKEQTAEVEEEAQPASEYQSPVHEPRKRPMVHPSAQAPLPKDYAFTFFDPNDPACLEILLDPRTTIPELFAIIRQWVPQVQHKIDLIGNEILKRGCHVNDRDGLTDMTLLHYSCKAGAHGVGDPAAALRLSNQLISLGADVSLRSRWTNMNALHYAAYFDVPELIRILLKASKPRVLNSTCSDFHHGTALHIAASNLCLGSVQCLLEHGANPTVRNDKGQGPAEVVPDPMDMTLDKAEAAMVAKELKQLLLDSVPLSCNLPRATLLNYDNIPGNLMLTSIGLKLGDRVVLDDMKTGTLRFCGTTEFASGQWVGVELDEPEGKNDGSVGGVRYFICPPKLGIFAPVSKIAKAVELAPSSVTSTPKTPRMDFSRVTGKNKKEKKEIMEREKALRKKSMSVASLDPDGVKVELGDRVLVAGVKQGIIRYYGKTDFAPGYWFGVELEQPTGKHDGSVFGVRYFTCLPKYGVFAPPSRVQRIGGSKDGQSGDGTTVKKVHQVSMNQPKRKFNAVRSPKDITSESSISRLLFCCWFPWMLRAEMQS; this is encoded by the exons ATGACTAAAGAGCAGACTGccgaggtggaggaggaggcccAGCCTGCCTCTGAGTACCAGAGCCCAGTTCACGAGCCCCGGAAGAGGCCCATGGTCCACCCATCTGCCCAGGCCCCCCTCCCCAAAGACTATG CCTTCACATTCTTTGACCCAAATGATCCTGCGTGTCTGGAGATCCTGCTGGATCCGCGCACCACCATCCCAGAGCTGTTTGCCATCATCCGTCAGTGGGTCCCACAGGTCCAGCACAAGATCGACCTCATCGGAAACGAG ATCTTGAAGCGTGGTTGCCATGTCAACGACCGTGACGGACTGACAGACATGACCTTGCTCCACTACAGTTGCAAAGCCGGGGCCCATGGAGTCG GTGACCCTGCCGCTGCCCTCAGGCTGTCCAATCAGCTAATTTCCCTGGGGGCAGACGTGAGTCTCCGCAGCCGCTGGACCAACATGAACGCCCTGCACTACGCAGCCTACTTCGACGTGCCAGAGTTGATTCGCATTCTCCTCAAGGCCTCCAAACCCCGAG TGCTGAATTCCACCTGTAGTGACTTCCACCATGGCACAGCCCTGCACATCGCTGCCTCCAACCTGTGTCTGGGATCAGTCCAGTGTCTGCTAGAGCATGGAGCCAACCCCACTGTCCGG AATGATAAGGGCCAGGGGCCGGCCGAGGTGGTCCCTGACCCCATGGACATGACTCTGGACAAAGCGGAGGCGGCCATGGTGGCCAAGGAGCTGAAGCAGCTGCTGCTGGACTCTGTGCCACTCAGCTGCAACCTGCCCCGTGCCACCCTGCTCAACTACGACAACATCCCTGGCAACCTCATGCTCACCTCCATCGGCCTGAAACTGGGCGACCGTGTGGTGCTGGACgacatgaag ACGGGCACCCTGCGCTTCTGTGGGACCACGGAGTTCGCCAGTGGCCAATGGGTAGGGGTGGAGCTGGACGAGCCAGAGGGCAAGAACGACGGAAGTGTGGGGGGGGTGCGTTACTTCATCTGCCCCCCCAAATTGG GTATCTTTGCTCCAGTGTCGAAAATCGCCAAAGCTGTTGAGCTGGCCCCCTCCTCTGTCACCTCCACACCCAAGACGCCCCGCATGGACTTCTCCCGCGTCACAGGAAAGAACAAGAAAGAAAAGAAGGaaataatggagagagagaaag CTCTGAGGAAGAAGTCTATGTCCGTGGCCAGTCTGGACCCAGATGGGGTGAAAGTGGAACTTGGAGACCGGGTGCTGGTTGCTGGTGTGAAGCAGGGAATCATACGCTATTACGGAAAGACAGACTTTGCCCCAG GTTACTGGTTTGGTGTGGAGCTGGAGCAGCCCACAGGAAAGCATGACGGGTCTGTTTTTGGTGTCCGCTACTTCACCTGCCTGCCCAAGTACGGCGTCTTTGCACCCCCGTCTCGCGTACAGAG AATCGGCGGATCAAAGGACGGTCAGAGCGGCGACGGCACGACGGTGAAGAAAGTCCACCAGGTGTCTA TGAACCAGCCAAAGCGTAAATTCAACGCGGTGAGGTCACCTAAGGACATCACGTCTGAGAGCTCAATATCCAG gttgctgttctgctgctggtTCCCCTGGATGCTGCGAGCCGAGATGCAGTCCTAA